One Peromyscus leucopus breed LL Stock chromosome 20, UCI_PerLeu_2.1, whole genome shotgun sequence genomic region harbors:
- the Mchr1 gene encoding melanin-concentrating hormone receptor 1 produces the protein MSVGAGKEGVGEAVGLRGSRGCQAVEEDPFLDCRAGSRSFGTRRWQALEAAAACVGGRTLNSREQATCAGCMDLQASLLSTGPNASNISDGQDNLTVAGSPPRKGSVSYINIIMPSVFGTICLLGIVGNSTVIFAVVKRSKLHWCSNVPDIFIINLSVVDLLFLLGMPFMIHQLMGNGVWHFGETMCTLITAMDANSQFTSTYILTAMAIDRYLATVHPISSTKFRKPSMATLVICLLWALSFVSITPVWLYARLIPFPGGAVGCGIRLPNPDTDLYWFTLYQFFLAFALPFVVITAAYVKILQRMTSSVAPASQRSIRLRTKRVTRTAIAICLVFFVCWAPYYVLQLTQLSISRPTLTFVYLYNAAISLGYANSCLNPFVYIVLCETFRKRFLSVKPAAPGQLRTVSNAQTADEERTESKGT, from the exons ATGTCAGTGGGAGCTgggaaggagggagtgggggaagcAGTTGGGCTCAGAGGCAGCAGAGGCTGCCAGGCGGTAGAGGAAGACCCTTTTCTGGACTGCAGGGCTGGCTCACGTTCGTTCGGGACAAGGCGGTGGCAGGCACTGGAGGCTGCCGCAGCCTGCGTGGGTGGACGGACGCTCAACTCCAGGGAGCAGGCGACCTGCGCCGGCTGCATGGATCTGCAAGCCTCGTTGCTGTCCACTGGCCCCAATGCCAGCAACATCTCCGATGGCCAGGATAATCTCACAGTGGCCG GGTCACCTCCTCGCAAAGGGAGCGTCTCCTACATCAACATCATTATGCCTTCCGTGTTTGGCACCATCTGCCTGCTGGGCATTGTGGGAAACTCCACAGTCATCTTCGCCGTGGTGAAGAGGTCCAAGCTACATTGGTGCAGCAACGTCCCGGACATCTTCATCATTAACCTCTCTGTGGTGGATCTGCTCTTCCTCCTGGGCATGCCTTTCATGATCCATCAGCTCATGGGCAATGGGGTCTGGCACTTTGGGGAAACCATGTGCACCCTCATCACAGCCATGGATGCCAACAGTCAGTTCACCAGCACCTACATCCTGACCGCCATGGCCATCGACCGCTACTTGGCCACGGTCCACCCCATCTCCTCCACCAAATTCCGGAAGCCCTCCATGGCCACCCTGGTGATCTGCCTCTTGTGGGCTCTCTCTTTCGTCAGCATCACCCCGGTGTGGCTGTATGCCAGGCTCATCCCATTCCCAGGGGGTGCTGTGGGCTGTGGCATCCGCCTGCCCAACCCAGACACTGACCTCTACTGGTTCACTCTCTACCAGTTTTTCCTGGCCTTCGCCCTACCCTTTGTGGTCATCACCGCCGCGTACGTGAAAATACTGCAGCGCATGACGTCCTCAGTGGCCCCAGCCTCGCAGCGCAGCATCCGGCTTCGGACGAAGAGGGTGACTCGCACTGCCATCGCCATCTGCCTGGTGTTCTTTGTGTGCTGGGCACCCTACTACGTGCTGCAGCTGACCCAGCTGTCCATCAGCCGCCCCACGCTCACCTTTGTCTACTTGTACAACGCGGCCATCAGCTTGGGCTACGCCAACAGCTGTCTCAATCCCTTTGTGTACATAGTACTCTGTGAGACCTTTCGAAAACGCTTCTTGTCGGTGAAGCCTGCGGCCCCGGGGCAGCTTCGCACGGTCAGCAATGCTCAGACAGCTGacgaggagaggacagagagcaaAGGCACCTGA